From the Vicinamibacterales bacterium genome, one window contains:
- a CDS encoding MBL fold metallo-hydrolase yields the protein MKLTFAIAALTSALAAVPFAQTPSSKGLQVYVIDTEGGKSALWITPSGQTVLIDSGNPGGRDTDRLMEAIKDAGVTKIDYLVTTHYHVDHVGGMQELAKRIPIGTFVDHGATVEEREQVANFQASYKELYDKAKHMVVKPGDKLPLTGIDWLIVTAAGEVLKKPLPGAGKPNPECASFQPKDITTDPENAQSVGSLVTFGQFRSIDLADLLWNKEHDLMCPNNPIGTIDLLMVSHHGTDPSNSPQLIHALAPRVAVMQNGTRKGAGTQTMPTLRTSPGLEDIWQLHWGYGAGIEQNSAGVFIANVDDNQTIANVLTAPPRGGGPGGGRGPGAGAPGGGAPGGGGAPAGAPGAAGAPPTIVSPPSTMPILPPGAGAPQGQLAVGPPAGAPGGQGGPGGPGGAGRGGGGAQAHTPAYWIKVVAQQDGSFTVSNSRNNFSKTYGAHPRAK from the coding sequence GTGAAACTGACATTCGCCATCGCGGCGTTGACGAGTGCGCTCGCGGCGGTGCCGTTCGCACAGACCCCCTCGTCGAAGGGGCTGCAGGTCTACGTCATCGACACGGAGGGCGGCAAGTCGGCGCTCTGGATCACGCCGTCGGGGCAGACGGTGCTCATCGACAGCGGCAACCCCGGGGGGCGCGACACCGACCGCTTGATGGAAGCGATCAAGGATGCCGGCGTCACGAAGATCGACTACCTGGTCACCACCCACTACCACGTCGATCACGTCGGCGGGATGCAGGAGCTGGCCAAACGGATCCCGATCGGAACGTTCGTCGATCACGGCGCGACCGTCGAAGAGCGCGAACAGGTGGCGAACTTCCAGGCGAGCTACAAGGAGCTGTACGACAAGGCCAAGCACATGGTCGTGAAACCTGGCGACAAGCTGCCGTTGACCGGCATCGACTGGCTGATTGTCACCGCCGCCGGCGAGGTGCTGAAGAAGCCGCTGCCGGGCGCCGGCAAGCCGAATCCCGAGTGCGCGTCGTTCCAGCCCAAGGACATCACCACCGATCCCGAGAACGCGCAGTCGGTCGGCAGCCTCGTCACCTTCGGCCAGTTCCGCTCGATCGATCTCGCCGATCTGCTGTGGAACAAGGAACACGATCTGATGTGCCCGAATAATCCCATCGGCACCATCGATCTCCTGATGGTCTCGCACCACGGGACCGATCCGTCGAACTCGCCGCAGCTCATTCATGCGCTGGCGCCGCGCGTCGCGGTGATGCAGAACGGCACCCGCAAGGGCGCCGGTACCCAGACGATGCCGACGCTGCGCACGTCGCCGGGACTCGAAGACATCTGGCAGCTGCACTGGGGCTACGGCGCAGGCATCGAGCAGAACAGCGCCGGCGTCTTCATCGCCAACGTCGACGACAACCAGACGATTGCCAACGTGCTGACGGCGCCGCCGCGCGGCGGTGGGCCGGGCGGTGGCCGTGGTCCGGGCGCCGGGGCGCCGGGCGGCGGGGCGCCTGGCGGCGGTGGCGCTCCCGCGGGCGCGCCGGGTGCGGCCGGAGCGCCGCCGACTATCGTATCGCCGCCATCGACGATGCCCATCCTTCCGCCTGGCGCTGGCGCGCCTCAGGGTCAGCTCGCGGTCGGACCGCCGGCTGGCGCGCCCGGCGGACAGGGCGGTCCGGGTGGACCTGGTGGTGCGGGTCGAGGCGGCGGCGGAGCGCAGGCGCACACGCCGGCCTACTGGATCAAGGTCGTCGCCCAGCAGGACGGCTCGTTCACC